TAATCCTAGATTGTTGACTCCCTAATGATATGTTCAGATTTAATATACGAAAACACTAAACAATTCGATGTTCTAAGTAATGAGAGCGAAGCACCGTTAATCGTCTAGTTACTATTCCGCTTTCTCACACATATGTGTATTTACTTCAAAAAATTGAGTGTgactaatttattaaaataacaaagaaattatCTCTTTCAGATCCGATTGCAGAACTTTTTTCCGCAGTTGATTTCGTCTTCGCGGTATACTCTCTGCGAAGATTCCATAGAGCGAACAGCAGAGTGTTTAGCCAACGATGTGATACGGTATCTACTGAAGGAAGATATATATCTGATATCTCGAGACCCAGTTTCCCGTAGTATGAGACACAACGTGTATCAAATGTTGAATAAACATAGTATTCTCTTCGCAAGTATGGTAAATCGTCTAAACGTTGTGCCAGATACGGCATACGAAGCGTTTACGGGAGTTGCGGACGAATTGTTCTTACACGGTGGAGTTACATGGGCGAGAATCGTTTGTCTATATGCATTCATGGGTAGACTCGCTCTGTGGGCACGTGATAGACGAATGCACACtctaaagaaaaaattaccTCTTTACGTCTCCAGATTTATTGGTGAGAAAGTTGCACATTTCATCAAAGGATACGGAGGATGGGTAAGTGCTGTGTTTTCAAAATTA
This DNA window, taken from Bombus fervidus isolate BK054 chromosome 14, iyBomFerv1, whole genome shotgun sequence, encodes the following:
- the LOC139994477 gene encoding bcl-2-like protein 2; translation: MAGDDGAPPDNEILTDGEGQGASVRGEPHSRVGGILECDPPGNKNSSSQRVSNDNDYAGGSADTVIPQDHNGGGGTPIAGDNGALCRYAIGTAHTAMSFIEVCQIRLQNFFPQLISSSRYTLCEDSIERTAECLANDVIRYLLKEDIYLISRDPVSRSMRHNVYQMLNKHSILFASMVNRLNVVPDTAYEAFTGVADELFLHGGVTWARIVCLYAFMGRLALWARDRRMHTLKKKLPLYVSRFIGEKVAHFIKGYGGWEQLCIEYPVAEEISGAIWRSLIMTGATLGLVATILTVTS